DNA from Coriobacteriaceae bacterium:
AGGGCCGGGAAGAAGCTCAGGGCACCGATCAGCAGAACGATGAACACGAGCAGGAATACGAACATGCCGTTGGTGGTAGACAGGGTACCGGCGCTCTCGGCGACCTTGCCCTTCTTGGCCAGCGAGCCGGCGATAGCCAGCGTACCGATGATGGGCATGAAGCGGGCGAACAGCATCTCGAGGCCGAGCATGACGTTGATCCAGGGAATGTTGCAGTTCATGCCTGCAAACGCCGAGCCGTTGTTGCCGCCGCATGAGGTGAAGGCATACAGCACCTCGGAGAAGCCGTGCGCGCCACCATTGTTGAGCTGGTCGGCAAGACCGGGCACCATGCAGGCGATGGCCGAACACACCAGAATGGCAAACGGAGTTGCCAGGCACAGGACAACTGCCCAGCGCATCTCGCCCGGCTCGATCTTCTTGCCCAGGAACTCAGGCGTGCGTCCGACCATGAGGCCGGCGATGAACACTGTGAGGATGGCGAAGCCGATCATGCCGTACAGGCCGCAGCCCACGCCGCCGAAGACGACCTCGCCCAGAGCCATCTGGAGCATCTGGACAAAACCGCCCAGCGGGGTGTAGGAGTCGTGCATGGAGTTAACCGAGCCGTTGGAAGCAGCCGTCGTGAAAGCGGACCAGGTGGAAGAGGAGGCGATACCGAAGCGGCTCTCCTTGCCCTCCATGTTGCCGCCAGCCTGGCCATCGGTCATCTCGATGTTGACCGCGCCGCCATCTGCCAGCTGCGGGGTGCCCGCATGCTCGTTGAGGGCGATGATGCCGGCGAAGATCACCAGCAGGATGAACATGGCGGCAAAGATGGCCTTGCCCTGCTTGGTGTTTTTGACGCCGATACCGAAGGTGAAGCAACAGGCGGCCGGGATCAGCAGCAGGCTGGTCATCTCGATGATGTTGGTGAAGGCACTGGGGTTCTCATACGGATGAGCGGAGTTCACTCCGAAGAAGCCTCCGCCGTTGGTGCCGGACTGCTTGATGGCGACCTGAGGAGCCGCGGGACCCTGGGGCAGGAACTGCTCGGTGACCACGCGCGCGCCCTCGACAACCTTGCCGTCGACCTTGACCGTGTCGCCCTCGATCTCGGCGCCGTCGATGACGCTCCAGCCGCCGTCTGCATTAGGCTGGACAGCGACGGGCTCTACGAGCTCAGCCTTCTGAGCCGGCTGGAAGTTGGAGATGACGCCACCGGCAGCCAGGCAGATGCCGAACACGAGGTTCAGCGGGATGAGCACATACAGGACGGTGCGGGTGAGGTCGACCCAGAAGGAACCCAGACCCTGCTCCTTGACCTGACGGAAGCCGCGGATCAGCGCGAACATGACCGCGATACCGGTGCCGGCGGAAACGAAGTTCTGCACGGTGAGACCCA
Protein-coding regions in this window:
- the kdpA gene encoding potassium-transporting ATPase subunit KdpA, with translation MDAAIQYILYFAVLVVLAVPLGRFMVHIMDGEHTFLSPVIAPVERGVYRLLRIDAAGQMGCRRYLASVLVFSGIGLVALVALQAFQSFLPGNPQHLPGVSWDLSFNTAASFITNTNWQSYSGETTLSYLVQFMGLTVQNFVSAGTGIAVMFALIRGFRQVKEQGLGSFWVDLTRTVLYVLIPLNLVFGICLAAGGVISNFQPAQKAELVEPVAVQPNADGGWSVIDGAEIEGDTVKVDGKVVEGARVVTEQFLPQGPAAPQVAIKQSGTNGGGFFGVNSAHPYENPSAFTNIIEMTSLLLIPAACCFTFGIGVKNTKQGKAIFAAMFILLVIFAGIIALNEHAGTPQLADGGAVNIEMTDGQAGGNMEGKESRFGIASSSTWSAFTTAASNGSVNSMHDSYTPLGGFVQMLQMALGEVVFGGVGCGLYGMIGFAILTVFIAGLMVGRTPEFLGKKIEPGEMRWAVVLCLATPFAILVCSAIACMVPGLADQLNNGGAHGFSEVLYAFTSCGGNNGSAFAGMNCNIPWINVMLGLEMLFARFMPIIGTLAIAGSLAKKGKVAESAGTLSTTNGMFVFLLVFIVLLIGALSFFPALALGPVAEFFQMIA